The proteins below come from a single Corynebacterium glyciniphilum AJ 3170 genomic window:
- a CDS encoding DegV family protein, whose product MSVLVVTDSSACLPPALATEYGITVLDFHAEGEGDDETTAGLGALELTACYARLLERSGDDGVVALHISKELSGTWSSASQAAAVLDGRVEVIDTMSGGMVIGQAAIAAARCADEGGSLDECRGAAQHVIDTGQLWLFVNRLDTLARGGRLTAGQRLLSTALAIKPIMHLAGGRLELAAKTRTRSKAMERMVTLAANAYRDVAEALLPSESSSEDGDTGEDAGTADEGADTTAEHAKSSEETVARITESDVVVRADGNGHDTDDADDADDDDVPDDGDEQNASAVSDKPEPESLDADDVPESPDRPRIFNFGGRDRSDKADKSEKSDKTDKAEKSEKTEHERLRLRRRAEEQVPLRDLPRVPMHLAVHHREAEDAAEELRANLRGQLPECVVISVVDISHAMAVHTGPGALAVSLVQD is encoded by the coding sequence ATGAGTGTACTGGTGGTCACCGATTCCTCGGCATGCCTGCCCCCGGCCTTGGCCACGGAGTACGGCATCACCGTCCTGGACTTCCACGCCGAAGGCGAGGGGGACGACGAGACGACGGCGGGCCTGGGGGCCCTTGAACTTACCGCCTGCTATGCGCGGCTGCTGGAACGCAGCGGTGACGACGGTGTGGTGGCACTGCACATCTCCAAGGAGCTGTCAGGCACCTGGTCATCGGCATCGCAGGCCGCGGCGGTTCTCGACGGACGCGTTGAGGTCATTGACACCATGTCCGGAGGCATGGTCATCGGGCAGGCGGCCATCGCCGCGGCTCGCTGCGCTGATGAGGGTGGTTCACTCGACGAGTGTCGTGGCGCGGCCCAGCACGTCATAGACACCGGCCAGCTCTGGCTGTTCGTCAACCGCCTGGACACGCTGGCGCGCGGTGGGCGGTTGACCGCAGGCCAGCGACTGCTGTCGACCGCGTTGGCGATCAAGCCGATCATGCACCTGGCGGGCGGGCGGCTTGAACTTGCTGCGAAGACCCGGACCCGGTCGAAGGCGATGGAGCGGATGGTGACCCTCGCCGCGAATGCATACCGTGATGTCGCTGAGGCGTTGTTGCCGTCAGAATCGTCGTCGGAGGACGGCGACACAGGTGAGGACGCTGGTACGGCGGACGAGGGTGCGGATACGACTGCGGAGCACGCGAAGTCGTCCGAGGAGACGGTCGCCCGGATAACAGAGTCGGACGTTGTCGTTCGGGCGGACGGGAACGGGCACGATACGGACGACGCGGACGACGCGGACGACGACGATGTCCCCGATGACGGGGATGAGCAGAACGCTTCCGCGGTTTCGGATAAGCCCGAACCCGAATCACTCGATGCTGACGACGTTCCTGAATCCCCGGACCGGCCGCGGATCTTCAACTTCGGTGGCCGCGACAGGTCCGACAAGGCAGACAAATCCGAGAAGTCAGACAAAACGGACAAAGCCGAGAAGTCGGAGAAAACCGAGCATGAGCGGCTGCGGTTGCGTCGCCGTGCCGAGGAGCAGGTCCCGTTGCGGGATTTGCCGAGGGTGCCGATGCATCTGGCCGTTCACCACCGGGAGGCGGAGGACGCTGCCGAGGAGCTCCGCGCCAACCTGCGTGGGCAGTTGCCGGAGTGTGTGGTCATCTCGGTCGTGGATATTTCACACGCGATGGCTGTGCACA
- a CDS encoding histidine phosphatase family protein yields MQGQLDTPLTEAGRAEAEAAAAELGTWPIGTVVSSDLQRAQDTAALLAEALNLEYTTDSRLRETDLGDWSGKAHEDVDAVFPGQRSHWRLNPTWAPPNGETRLEVSDRAVGLVEELMATDAWDAGTVMLVAHGGTIAALTSRLLGIPTEHYPMFGGLGNARWSQLVARPTGDVTDPGSGGTVWRAPRWFLEGWNVGVAAPMPVAVVNADEGEVTGR; encoded by the coding sequence ATGCAGGGCCAGCTCGACACCCCTCTCACTGAAGCGGGGCGCGCCGAGGCGGAGGCCGCTGCCGCAGAGCTGGGGACCTGGCCGATCGGCACGGTCGTCAGCTCGGATCTGCAGCGTGCGCAGGACACGGCGGCCCTGCTCGCCGAAGCCCTGAACCTGGAGTACACCACCGATTCCCGGTTGCGGGAGACCGACCTGGGGGACTGGTCGGGCAAAGCCCACGAGGATGTGGACGCGGTGTTCCCCGGTCAGCGTTCACACTGGCGGCTGAACCCCACCTGGGCCCCTCCGAACGGGGAGACCCGTCTGGAGGTCTCCGACCGCGCGGTGGGCCTCGTCGAGGAACTCATGGCCACCGATGCGTGGGACGCCGGTACGGTGATGCTCGTCGCCCACGGTGGCACGATCGCGGCACTGACGTCCCGTCTCCTGGGGATCCCGACCGAGCACTACCCGATGTTCGGTGGGCTGGGGAACGCCCGCTGGTCCCAGCTTGTGGCTCGCCCGACCGGTGATGTCACTGATCCGGGCTCCGGCGGCACAGTGTGGCGCGCACCCCGCTGGTTCCTGGAAGGATGGAATGTGGGAGTCGCGGCACCCATGCCGGTTGCCGTGGTGAATGCGGATGAAGGTGAGGTGACCGGACGATGA
- the rsfS gene encoding ribosome silencing factor: MTASSDAINHAGIAARAASERLAEDIVVLDVTSRLPLADCFVLATGDNERMVNSIVDEVEEKLAEVGVKARLREGHRDNRWVLLDYGTIVVHVQRRDEREFYALDRLYRDCPTVEVEGVEQADRGFWASDVSAEDIDADDPFAAQSAADLPLAGPAPDEDEL, from the coding sequence GTGACCGCTAGTTCCGACGCCATCAACCATGCGGGAATCGCCGCCCGCGCCGCCTCCGAGCGTCTCGCCGAGGATATCGTTGTCCTCGACGTGACCTCCCGTCTGCCACTGGCGGACTGTTTTGTGCTGGCCACCGGCGACAACGAGCGCATGGTCAACTCCATCGTCGACGAGGTCGAGGAAAAGCTCGCCGAGGTGGGTGTGAAGGCTCGCCTGCGCGAGGGGCACCGGGACAACCGGTGGGTCCTGCTGGACTACGGCACCATCGTCGTGCACGTCCAGCGTCGCGACGAGCGCGAGTTCTACGCCCTGGACCGCCTCTACCGTGACTGCCCGACCGTGGAGGTCGAGGGCGTCGAACAGGCCGACCGCGGGTTCTGGGCCAGCGACGTGAGCGCCGAGGATATCGACGCCGACGATCCCTTCGCGGCACAGAGTGCAGCCGACCTGCCGCTGGCGGGTCCGGCTCCCGACGAGGACGAGCTCTAG
- the nadD gene encoding nicotinate-nucleotide adenylyltransferase, with the protein MGGTFDPIHNGHLVAGSEVADRFGLDVVIYVPTGHPWQKRDKVVTAAEDRYLMTVIATAANPQFLVSRVDIDRPGDTYTVDTLKDIQRRYPDAELYFITGADALERIVTWRHWEDVFNLAHCVGVTRPGYDLADAGEALRSQVDSDRLSLVNIPAMAISSTDIRERAADGRSVWYLVPDGVVQYIGKTALYRRRNQDSHGGLPWAVSDTEESVSPYGASAGQGMPEDGRDPTSDPSDSAEPDVDWNPDEESDRFPDGWF; encoded by the coding sequence ATGGGGGGCACCTTCGACCCGATCCACAACGGGCACCTTGTGGCGGGCAGCGAGGTCGCCGACCGGTTCGGGCTGGACGTGGTCATCTATGTCCCGACCGGACATCCTTGGCAGAAGCGGGACAAGGTCGTCACCGCAGCGGAGGACCGCTACCTGATGACGGTCATCGCCACGGCGGCGAATCCCCAGTTTCTGGTCTCACGTGTCGACATCGATCGTCCGGGGGACACCTACACCGTCGACACGCTCAAGGACATCCAGCGCCGGTATCCGGACGCGGAACTGTACTTCATCACCGGTGCGGATGCACTGGAACGCATAGTGACCTGGCGGCACTGGGAGGATGTGTTCAACCTCGCGCACTGTGTCGGCGTCACCCGCCCCGGTTATGATCTCGCCGACGCTGGTGAGGCACTGCGTAGCCAGGTCGATTCTGACCGGTTGAGTCTGGTCAACATTCCCGCGATGGCGATCTCGTCGACCGATATTCGGGAGCGGGCAGCCGACGGGCGGTCGGTCTGGTATCTGGTACCCGACGGAGTCGTCCAGTACATCGGGAAAACCGCCCTGTACCGTCGGCGTAACCAGGACAGTCACGGTGGGTTGCCGTGGGCGGTCTCGGACACCGAGGAGAGCGTCAGCCCCTACGGGGCCAGTGCCGGGCAGGGGATGCCGGAGGACGGTCGCGACCCGACCTCTGATCCGTCTGACTCGGCCGAGCCGGACGTCGACTGGAACCCGGATGAGGAGAGCGACCGCTTCCCCGACGGATGGTTCTGA
- a CDS encoding YwiC-like family protein, translated as MAMRMNPWVPNQHGAWPMVAIPPLVGLFWCLKIWDAVSPADRGEGMHGTAGMVLTFLAVTVAWVVGYLAFFAGGILMRARNAAMRGRAVAPTLLYGAVAGLAAVLALILQPHLLWWAFVFLPLIAIAVYETWRGTPRSLASGVATTAASVFIVPVAATIGLGASNPVSGGVTWTSNLFTPKVVEALPSAVWVSFLWLLLYTVGTIFYVKTMIRKKGDPGWLAASQVFHLAALIIVVATVGVRYVHWAAWIVAVAVFAVALWRSRAVPASAAKGTPWPPKKVGVREMPLHAGVAVAAVMAALFYDGPLILFIG; from the coding sequence ATGGCGATGAGAATGAACCCGTGGGTACCGAATCAGCACGGCGCGTGGCCGATGGTCGCGATACCGCCCCTTGTCGGGCTCTTCTGGTGCCTGAAGATCTGGGACGCTGTCTCCCCCGCCGACCGGGGCGAAGGCATGCACGGCACTGCCGGCATGGTGCTGACCTTTCTCGCGGTCACCGTCGCATGGGTGGTCGGCTACCTCGCGTTCTTCGCCGGAGGAATTCTGATGCGTGCCCGTAACGCCGCGATGCGCGGACGCGCTGTCGCGCCGACGCTGCTCTACGGCGCAGTCGCCGGCCTGGCGGCGGTACTGGCCCTGATACTGCAGCCGCACCTGCTGTGGTGGGCGTTCGTGTTCCTGCCGCTGATCGCGATCGCGGTCTATGAGACGTGGCGGGGGACGCCACGGTCGCTGGCCTCCGGGGTCGCCACCACGGCCGCGTCTGTATTCATCGTCCCGGTCGCCGCGACAATCGGCCTGGGAGCGAGCAATCCGGTCAGCGGCGGGGTGACATGGACGTCGAACCTGTTCACCCCGAAAGTGGTCGAGGCCCTGCCCTCCGCGGTGTGGGTGAGCTTCCTGTGGCTGCTGCTCTACACGGTCGGGACGATCTTCTACGTCAAGACCATGATCCGTAAGAAGGGTGACCCTGGCTGGCTGGCCGCGTCCCAGGTATTCCACCTGGCCGCGCTGATTATCGTGGTGGCCACCGTCGGTGTGCGGTACGTCCATTGGGCGGCGTGGATTGTGGCGGTGGCCGTGTTCGCGGTGGCCCTGTGGCGGTCCCGCGCGGTACCCGCATCAGCTGCGAAGGGCACACCGTGGCCGCCGAAGAAGGTCGGGGTCCGCGAGATGCCGCTGCACGCCGGTGTCGCTGTCGCCGCCGTCATGGCCGCCCTGTTCTACGACGGTCCGCTGATCCTGTTCATCGGATAA